Proteins from one Devosia chinhatensis genomic window:
- the dps gene encoding DNA starvation/stationary phase protection protein Dps produces the protein MKTPSIALKSNAKSAVIDVLNARLADAIDLALITKQAHWNLKGPNFIAVHEMLDPMRAAIDKHVDVIAERVAQLDGIALGTSQVVAKASTLEAYPTDIRKVTDHLAALADRYATLANQVREDIDTTDEAGDADSADILTAFSRELDKDLWFIKSHLE, from the coding sequence ATGAAAACCCCCTCCATCGCCCTCAAGTCCAATGCTAAGTCTGCCGTGATCGACGTGCTCAATGCGCGCCTGGCCGATGCCATCGACCTGGCCCTGATCACCAAGCAGGCGCACTGGAACCTCAAGGGTCCCAATTTCATCGCCGTGCACGAAATGCTCGACCCCATGCGCGCCGCCATCGACAAGCATGTCGATGTCATTGCCGAGCGCGTCGCCCAGCTCGACGGCATTGCCCTGGGCACCAGCCAGGTCGTCGCCAAGGCCTCGACGCTCGAGGCCTATCCGACGGACATCCGCAAGGTTACCGACCACCTCGCCGCCCTGGCCGATCGCTATGCCACGCTCGCCAACCAGGTTCGCGAGGATATCGATACCACCGACGAGGCTGGCGACGCCGACAGCGCCGATATTCTTACCGCCTTCTCCCGCGAGTTGGACAAGGACCTCTGGTTCATCAAGTCGCATCTCGAATAG
- a CDS encoding glutamate synthase subunit beta → MGKVTGFLEIDREEPRYEPASDRIRHWGEFSIPLSESRVTDQAARCMDCGIPFCHGDTGCPVHNQIPDWNDLVYGGDWEEAARNLHSTNNFPEFTGRICPAPCEEACTLNLEDTPVAIKTVEQAIADKAIRAGWVKPQVPAHKTGKKVAVVGSGPAGMAAAQQLARAGHDVHLYEREPKAGGLMRYGIPDFKMEKDHIDFRVSQMEAEGVTFHYGVNVGVTTPLSDLQRDHDAVLLAGGAEKPRAVEVEGNQFAGVHYAMPFLVQQNRRVGGEDVSNEFQLSAAGKHVVVVGGGDTASDCVGTSFRQGAIAVTQLDVRPMPPELENKLTNWPNWAVKMRTSSSQAEGAIREFSAGTMKIIGNAKGHVTGVECARVDRKRQPIPGSEFVIKADLVLFAIGFAGPVQDGMLTELGADLDKRGNLFADTMSYKTSVPKVYAAGDMRRGQSLVVWAIREGRQAARSIDFDLMGKTALPR, encoded by the coding sequence ATGGGTAAGGTCACAGGCTTTCTCGAAATCGACCGCGAAGAACCGCGCTACGAACCGGCTTCCGATCGCATCCGCCATTGGGGCGAATTCTCCATTCCGCTGAGCGAGAGCCGGGTCACCGACCAGGCGGCCCGCTGCATGGATTGCGGCATTCCCTTCTGTCACGGCGATACCGGTTGCCCGGTCCATAACCAGATCCCCGATTGGAACGACCTGGTCTATGGCGGGGATTGGGAAGAGGCGGCGCGCAACCTGCACTCGACCAACAATTTCCCCGAATTTACCGGCCGCATCTGCCCCGCCCCGTGCGAGGAAGCCTGTACGCTCAACCTCGAGGACACGCCCGTCGCCATCAAGACGGTCGAGCAGGCCATTGCCGACAAGGCCATCCGCGCCGGCTGGGTCAAGCCGCAGGTCCCGGCCCACAAGACCGGCAAGAAGGTCGCCGTGGTCGGTTCCGGCCCCGCCGGCATGGCCGCCGCCCAGCAGCTCGCCCGCGCCGGCCACGACGTCCACCTTTATGAGCGCGAGCCCAAGGCGGGCGGCCTCATGCGCTATGGCATTCCCGACTTCAAGATGGAAAAGGACCATATCGACTTCCGCGTCTCCCAGATGGAAGCCGAAGGCGTCACCTTCCATTACGGCGTCAATGTCGGCGTTACCACCCCGCTTTCCGACCTGCAGCGCGACCACGATGCGGTCCTGCTCGCCGGCGGCGCCGAAAAGCCGCGTGCGGTGGAGGTCGAAGGCAACCAGTTCGCCGGCGTCCACTATGCCATGCCCTTCCTCGTGCAGCAGAACCGTCGCGTCGGTGGCGAGGATGTCAGCAACGAATTCCAGCTCTCGGCTGCGGGCAAGCATGTCGTGGTCGTGGGCGGTGGCGATACCGCCTCGGACTGCGTCGGCACCTCGTTCCGCCAGGGCGCCATTGCCGTTACCCAGCTCGACGTCCGCCCCATGCCGCCCGAGCTCGAGAACAAGCTGACCAACTGGCCCAATTGGGCGGTCAAGATGCGCACCTCCTCGAGCCAGGCCGAAGGCGCCATCCGCGAATTCTCAGCCGGCACCATGAAGATCATCGGCAACGCCAAGGGTCACGTCACCGGCGTCGAATGCGCCCGTGTCGACCGCAAGCGCCAGCCCATTCCGGGCAGCGAATTCGTCATCAAGGCTGATCTCGTGCTCTTTGCCATTGGCTTTGCCGGCCCGGTTCAGGACGGCATGCTGACCGAACTCGGCGCCGATCTCGACAAGCGCGGCAATCTCTTTGCCGATACGATGAGCTACAAGACGTCCGTTCCCAAGGTCTATGCCGCCGGCGACATGCGCCGTGGCCAGTCCCTCGTCGTCTGGGCCATTCGCGAAGGCCGCCAGGCTGCCCGCTCCATCGATTTCGATCTGATGGGCAAGACCGCCCTGCCCCGCTAG
- the hisN gene encoding histidinol-phosphatase → MTPSIDFAQVEAVLLAAADAAAGRTLPLFRTGLAIDNKLESGFDPVTEADKSAETAIRDIISAAFPDHAVIGEEWGVSGTGPFSWIIDPVDGTRAFISGAPVWGTLIGFAIDGIAVAGVMSQPFIGETFLAVPGRSTYRRGGETRPNHTSGQTDLAAARIFTTTPNLFRGEHWAKWEAIEAATRLQRFGMDCYGYALLAAGHADLVVEPYLNTYDIAALVPIIREAGGAITCWDGSEPTGGGNVVAAATPALLEHALDRINAA, encoded by the coding sequence ATGACCCCCTCGATCGACTTCGCCCAGGTGGAAGCGGTACTTCTTGCCGCTGCAGATGCCGCTGCAGGCCGCACGTTGCCGCTCTTTCGCACGGGCCTTGCCATCGACAACAAGCTCGAAAGCGGTTTTGACCCGGTCACCGAGGCCGACAAGAGCGCCGAGACGGCGATCCGCGACATCATCTCTGCCGCCTTTCCCGATCATGCGGTCATCGGCGAGGAATGGGGCGTTTCCGGCACTGGCCCTTTCAGCTGGATCATCGATCCAGTCGATGGCACGAGAGCCTTCATTTCCGGCGCGCCGGTCTGGGGCACGCTGATCGGCTTTGCAATCGACGGCATTGCCGTGGCCGGTGTCATGAGCCAGCCCTTCATCGGCGAAACCTTCCTGGCCGTCCCTGGACGCTCGACCTATCGCCGCGGCGGAGAAACCCGGCCCAATCACACCAGTGGCCAGACCGATCTGGCGGCAGCCCGCATCTTCACCACCACGCCCAACCTCTTCCGGGGCGAACATTGGGCCAAGTGGGAAGCGATCGAGGCCGCAACGCGCCTGCAGCGCTTCGGCATGGATTGCTATGGTTATGCCCTGCTTGCCGCCGGCCATGCCGATCTGGTCGTCGAGCCCTACCTCAACACCTATGACATTGCTGCGCTCGTGCCGATCATTCGCGAAGCGGGCGGCGCCATCACCTGCTGGGACGGGTCCGAACCCACGGGCGGCGGAAATGTGGTGGCGGCGGCTACGCCCGCACTGCTCGAACACGCCCTCGACCGCATCAATGCGGCCTGA
- a CDS encoding N-formylglutamate amidohydrolase, with protein sequence MRSDYWDQPAFETIRPRRVLSPVVFNSPHSGRVYPPRFLAMTRLDHLSIRQSEDAFVDDLFGRAPHLGAPLLRAHFPRAYLDVNREPWELDPTMFAEPLSDRFNTTSPRVAAGLGTLARVVAENKPIYRERLTLDDARMRIEGIYHPYHAALQKLLGEALAGFGLAVLIDCHSMPRIGRHGERATPDIVLGDRYGTTCAAPLVDLVETIFTSAGLRVARNRPYAGGFCTRTYGRPQHGVHALQIEISRHLYMNEATLEKNAGFDSIKALLDRLVQTLIGIDLVALAGHGAIVEREAAE encoded by the coding sequence GTGCGGTCCGACTATTGGGATCAACCGGCGTTCGAAACGATCAGGCCACGGCGCGTCCTCTCGCCCGTCGTATTCAACTCGCCCCATTCTGGCCGGGTCTATCCGCCGCGCTTCCTGGCCATGACGCGGCTCGACCATCTCTCGATCCGCCAGTCCGAAGACGCCTTCGTCGATGACTTGTTCGGCCGCGCTCCGCATCTGGGTGCACCGCTTTTGCGGGCGCATTTCCCGCGGGCCTATCTCGATGTCAATCGCGAGCCCTGGGAGCTCGACCCCACCATGTTCGCCGAACCGCTGTCGGATCGGTTCAACACCACCTCGCCCCGCGTCGCCGCAGGCCTGGGTACACTCGCCCGGGTGGTGGCGGAGAACAAGCCGATCTATCGCGAGCGGCTGACCCTGGACGACGCCCGCATGCGCATCGAGGGCATCTATCACCCCTATCATGCTGCCCTGCAGAAGCTGCTGGGCGAGGCCCTGGCCGGCTTCGGCCTGGCAGTGCTGATCGATTGTCATTCCATGCCGCGCATCGGCCGCCACGGCGAACGCGCCACCCCCGACATCGTACTCGGCGACCGCTATGGCACCACATGCGCGGCCCCGCTGGTCGATCTGGTCGAGACCATCTTCACCTCCGCGGGCCTGCGCGTCGCGCGCAATCGCCCCTATGCCGGCGGTTTCTGCACCCGCACCTATGGCCGGCCCCAGCATGGGGTGCATGCCCTGCAGATCGAAATCAGTCGCCACCTCTACATGAACGAGGCGACACTCGAGAAAAATGCGGGTTTTGACAGCATCAAGGCGCTGCTGGATCGGCTGGTGCAGACCTTGATCGGCATCGACCTCGTCGCCTTGGCCGGCCATGGCGCCATCGTCGAGCGCGAAGCGGCCGAATAG
- a CDS encoding alpha/beta fold hydrolase, whose product MTAQVDPHGPKLTATASNPVPEGARVGYFTTSDKVRLRYALWPKGKGAPKGTICLVQGRTEYIEKYFETVEDFRRRGFAVATFDWRGQGGSDRLIGEPGLGYVDHFDDYWTDLRCFHADILLPDCPLPFYLVGHSMGGLASLYATTRDRMMFDRVFLSAPMISLYNMEHSLPRWALFAEAASFVGMGRLPMARRGDRRPDEAMYPDNPLTSDMLRYRRMVETIRADDSLYLGSPTFRWLASAMRAMVNAGRDSFPASVKIPLLMLAAGHDRIVSTPAIEQMGLRLRNGRHMVIPGGRHELFMETDAIRGQVLAAFDAFITEQSG is encoded by the coding sequence GTGACCGCCCAAGTCGATCCCCATGGACCGAAACTGACCGCCACCGCATCAAACCCGGTGCCCGAGGGGGCACGGGTGGGCTATTTCACCACGTCGGACAAAGTGCGGTTGCGCTATGCGCTCTGGCCCAAGGGCAAGGGCGCCCCAAAGGGCACAATCTGCCTCGTGCAGGGGCGCACGGAATATATCGAGAAATATTTCGAGACCGTCGAGGACTTCCGCCGGCGCGGCTTTGCGGTGGCCACGTTCGACTGGCGGGGCCAGGGCGGTTCGGACCGGCTGATCGGCGAGCCCGGCCTCGGCTATGTCGACCATTTCGACGATTACTGGACCGACCTGCGCTGTTTTCACGCCGATATCCTGCTGCCCGATTGTCCGCTGCCCTTCTATCTCGTGGGTCATTCCATGGGCGGGCTGGCCAGCCTTTATGCCACGACGCGTGACCGGATGATGTTCGATCGGGTGTTTCTCTCGGCGCCGATGATCAGCCTTTACAATATGGAGCACAGCCTGCCGCGCTGGGCGCTGTTTGCCGAGGCCGCAAGCTTTGTGGGGATGGGTCGATTGCCCATGGCCCGACGCGGTGACCGCCGGCCCGACGAAGCCATGTATCCCGATAATCCCCTGACCTCTGACATGTTGCGCTACCGGCGCATGGTGGAGACGATCCGCGCCGATGACAGCCTCTATCTCGGCTCGCCGACGTTCCGCTGGCTGGCTTCGGCCATGCGGGCCATGGTCAATGCCGGCAGGGACAGCTTCCCGGCCAGCGTCAAGATCCCGCTGCTGATGCTGGCGGCCGGCCATGACCGCATCGTCTCGACGCCCGCCATCGAGCAGATGGGCCTGCGCCTGCGCAATGGACGGCACATGGTCATCCCCGGAGGCCGGCACGAATTGTTCATGGAAACCGATGCGATCAGGGGACAGGTGCTGGCAGCGTTCGACGCCTTCATCACCGAACAGAGCGGCTAG
- a CDS encoding Hsp20 family protein has product MQTYDFSPFYRSTVGFDRLFNRLDSMVGQETKTYPPYNIERTGDDAYRISIAVAGFSNGDIAVETKENSLVVKGAKPADGADKREFLHRGIAERAFELRFQLADYVEVTGANLENGLLHLELKRELPESKKARTIQISGGSAVLEDKSVN; this is encoded by the coding sequence ATGCAGACCTATGATTTTTCCCCCTTCTATCGTTCCACCGTCGGCTTCGACCGCTTGTTCAACCGCCTCGATTCCATGGTCGGTCAGGAAACCAAGACCTACCCGCCCTACAATATCGAGCGCACCGGTGATGATGCCTACCGCATCTCCATCGCCGTGGCCGGGTTCTCCAATGGCGATATCGCCGTGGAAACCAAGGAGAACAGTCTGGTCGTCAAAGGCGCGAAGCCTGCTGACGGCGCGGACAAGCGCGAATTCCTCCATCGCGGCATTGCCGAGCGCGCCTTCGAACTGCGCTTCCAGCTGGCCGATTATGTCGAGGTAACCGGCGCCAATCTCGAGAACGGCCTGCTCCATCTCGAACTCAAGCGCGAATTGCCCGAGAGCAAGAAGGCGCGGACCATTCAGATCAGTGGCGGCAGCGCGGTCCTCGAGGACAAGTCCGTCAACTAG
- the hpt gene encoding hypoxanthine phosphoribosyltransferase, with the protein MSQAPYVVDQLISAKAIAARVEALAAEITENFSDTDKLVVVGLLRGSFIFIADLVREIDLPVEVDFLEASSYGDGMESSREVRILKDLRGEIAGRDVLVVEDIIDTGHTLSHVLEILRTRHPRRMEVCALLNKPSRREAEVPARWIGFDIPDEFVVGYGIDYAQRNRNLPHIGKVRFTQE; encoded by the coding sequence TTGTCCCAAGCGCCCTATGTCGTTGACCAATTGATCTCCGCCAAGGCCATTGCTGCCCGCGTCGAGGCGCTGGCCGCCGAGATCACCGAGAATTTCAGCGACACCGACAAGCTCGTCGTTGTCGGCCTCCTGCGCGGCTCGTTCATCTTCATTGCCGATCTGGTGCGCGAGATCGACCTGCCGGTGGAGGTGGATTTTCTCGAGGCCTCCTCCTATGGCGACGGCATGGAATCGAGCCGCGAAGTGCGCATCCTCAAGGACCTGCGCGGCGAGATCGCCGGCCGCGACGTACTGGTGGTCGAGGACATCATCGATACCGGCCACACCCTCAGCCACGTGCTGGAAATCCTGCGCACGCGCCATCCGCGCCGCATGGAAGTCTGCGCCCTGCTCAACAAGCCCTCGCGCCGCGAAGCCGAGGTGCCTGCCCGCTGGATCGGCTTCGACATTCCCGACGAATTCGTCGTCGGCTACGGCATCGACTATGCCCAGCGCAACCGCAACCTGCCCCATATCGGCAAGGTCAGGTTCACGCAGGAATAG
- the gltB gene encoding glutamate synthase large subunit, with protein MANVRTGIPAQSSTAKTKTLILDGKRVDGRPAAQGLYDPANEHDACGIGMIANIKNKPSHEVVEKGLEILENLEHRGAVGADPLMGDGAGILVQTPHAFIQKVMPFALPEKHHYAVAMIFYPNVVALRDRCADVVRRCLAGEGLTLLGERVVPTDNSRLSEGVIATQPIIEQMVVARPEGLSLDEFERKLLIVRKVISNTVYKEVPESDSDNGFYVVSLSARTLVYKGMFLADQLGAFYTDLHDETFESAIALVHQRFSTNTFPSWKLAHPYRMTTHNGEINTIRGNVNWMAARQASVSSPKFGDDITKIWPISYEGQSDTACFDNALEFLVRGGYSLPHAAMMLIPEAWAGNPLMDEQRRAFYEYHAALMEPWDGPAAMSLSDGRYVVATLDRNGLRPARYLVTKEGHVVLASESGVLDIPDEDIVERWRLQPGKMLLIDLEEGRIISDDEIKKQLATSNPYAEWLARSQIVLEDLPATQPKAPTSTDSLLDRMQAFGYTQEDVKLLMAPMATTGQEAVGSMGTDTPLSALSNKSKLLYTYFKQNFAQVTNPPIDPIREESVMSLVSFIGPRPNIFDLEGVSREKRLEVRQPILTNEDLEKIRDIGDMADNQFKTRTLDITYHASQGAAGMEKALADLCEVAEAAVRGEYNIIVLSDRLLAADRIAIPALLATAAVHHHLIRKGLRTSSGLVVETGEAREMHHFAMLAGYGAEAINPYLAFEALAALHAEGEYPPEVSAEEVVYRYIKSVGKGLLKVMSKMGISTYQSYCGAQIFDAVGLNSEFVKKYFFGTATSIEGVGLSEVAEETVRRHAEAFGDDVVLRKALDVGGEYAYRIRGEKHAWSPDLVADLQHAVRTAEEAPETAQARYDSFANRANTGENGYLAIRHLFDIRPVGPAVSLDEVEPAAEIVRRFVTGAMSFGSISREAHTTLAIAMNQIGGKSNTGEGGEEPDRYKPLPDGSRNPLRSAIKQVASGRFGVTTEYLVNSDQIQIKVAQGAKPGEGGQLPGHKVDWIVAKTRHSTPGVGLISPPPHHDIYSIEDLAQLIYDLKNVNEQADISVKLVSEVGVGTVAAGVAKARADHITISGFDGGTGASPLTSLKHAGGPWEIGLAETHQTLVLNRLRSRVKLQVDGGLKTGRDVLIGALLGADEFGFSTAPLIAAGCIMMRKCHLNTCPVGVATQDPVLRKRFKGTPEHVINYFFYVAEELRGLMAGLGARTLNELIGRADLLDQRRADDHWKTQGIDLSRLFHKPDPIGGDTLFHSEVQNHHLESVLDRKLIELAAPALESGTPVQIDLPIRSRDRSAGAMLSGALARKYGNEGLNEDTISITLRGTAGQAFGAFLGKGISIDMIGDANDYVGKGLSGGRIVVRPSDKVGIVPEKSIIVGNTVLYGATSGECYFRGIAGERFAVRNSGAIAVVEGTGDHGCEYMTGGLVVVIGPTGRNFAAGMSGGVAYVLDEDESFRSRCNLAMVDLEPVQEEEDLMRKIHHHGGDLEWHGRVDISGDMTKHDDERLHQLISNHLHYTGSTRAKQILENWAEMRPKFVKVMPVEYRRAILEMEKKRASGGAHVAAE; from the coding sequence ATGGCAAACGTACGGACCGGAATTCCCGCCCAGTCGAGCACTGCCAAAACCAAAACCTTGATCCTCGATGGCAAGCGCGTGGACGGACGTCCGGCGGCGCAGGGCCTCTACGACCCCGCCAATGAGCACGATGCCTGCGGCATCGGCATGATCGCCAACATCAAGAACAAGCCCAGCCACGAAGTGGTCGAGAAGGGTCTCGAAATCCTCGAGAACCTCGAACATCGCGGTGCCGTGGGTGCCGACCCGCTCATGGGTGATGGCGCCGGCATCCTGGTGCAGACCCCTCATGCCTTCATCCAGAAGGTCATGCCGTTCGCCCTGCCCGAAAAGCACCACTACGCCGTGGCGATGATCTTTTACCCCAATGTGGTGGCGTTGCGCGACCGCTGCGCCGACGTCGTGCGTCGCTGCCTGGCTGGCGAAGGTCTGACGCTTCTGGGTGAGCGCGTCGTGCCCACCGACAATTCCCGTCTCAGCGAAGGTGTCATCGCCACCCAGCCCATCATCGAACAGATGGTCGTGGCGCGCCCCGAGGGCCTGTCCCTCGACGAATTCGAGCGCAAGCTGCTCATCGTGCGCAAGGTGATTTCCAACACCGTCTACAAGGAAGTGCCTGAGAGCGACAGCGACAACGGCTTTTATGTCGTGTCCCTGTCCGCGCGGACCCTGGTCTATAAGGGCATGTTCTTGGCCGACCAGCTGGGCGCCTTTTATACCGACCTGCATGACGAGACCTTCGAAAGCGCCATTGCCCTCGTGCACCAGCGGTTCTCGACCAATACCTTCCCGTCCTGGAAGCTGGCCCACCCCTATCGCATGACCACCCACAATGGTGAGATCAACACCATTCGCGGCAACGTCAACTGGATGGCGGCCCGCCAGGCCTCGGTTTCCTCGCCCAAGTTCGGCGACGACATCACCAAGATCTGGCCGATTTCCTATGAGGGCCAGTCCGACACCGCCTGTTTCGACAACGCGCTCGAATTCCTCGTGCGCGGCGGCTATTCGCTGCCGCACGCGGCCATGATGCTGATCCCCGAGGCCTGGGCGGGCAACCCGCTGATGGACGAGCAGCGCCGCGCCTTTTACGAATATCATGCCGCCCTGATGGAGCCCTGGGACGGTCCGGCCGCCATGTCGCTGTCCGATGGACGCTACGTCGTGGCGACGCTCGACCGCAATGGCCTGCGTCCGGCCCGCTATCTCGTCACCAAGGAAGGGCACGTCGTCCTCGCCTCTGAATCGGGCGTGCTCGATATTCCAGACGAGGATATCGTCGAGCGCTGGCGCCTGCAGCCGGGCAAGATGCTTTTGATCGACCTCGAGGAAGGCCGCATCATCTCCGACGACGAGATCAAGAAGCAGCTCGCCACCAGCAATCCCTATGCCGAATGGCTCGCCCGCAGCCAGATCGTGCTCGAAGACCTGCCGGCTACCCAGCCCAAGGCCCCGACCAGCACCGATTCCCTGCTCGATCGCATGCAGGCCTTCGGCTACACCCAGGAAGACGTCAAGCTGCTCATGGCCCCGATGGCCACGACCGGTCAGGAAGCCGTGGGCTCGATGGGCACCGACACCCCGCTGTCGGCGCTCTCCAACAAGTCCAAGCTCCTTTATACCTATTTCAAGCAGAACTTCGCGCAGGTGACCAACCCGCCCATCGATCCGATCCGCGAGGAATCGGTGATGAGCCTGGTCTCCTTCATTGGCCCGCGCCCCAACATCTTCGATCTGGAAGGCGTCTCCCGCGAAAAGCGCCTTGAAGTGCGGCAGCCCATTCTCACCAACGAGGATCTCGAAAAGATCCGCGACATCGGTGACATGGCCGACAACCAGTTCAAGACGCGCACGCTCGACATCACCTACCACGCCTCCCAAGGCGCGGCGGGGATGGAAAAGGCGCTGGCCGATCTCTGCGAGGTCGCCGAGGCGGCCGTGCGCGGCGAATACAACATCATCGTCCTTTCCGACCGGCTCCTGGCTGCCGATCGCATTGCCATCCCGGCCTTGCTGGCCACCGCCGCCGTGCACCACCACCTGATCCGCAAGGGTCTGCGCACCTCTTCCGGTCTCGTCGTCGAAACCGGCGAAGCCCGCGAAATGCACCATTTCGCCATGCTGGCCGGTTATGGCGCCGAGGCGATCAACCCCTATCTCGCCTTCGAGGCGCTGGCCGCTCTTCATGCCGAGGGCGAATATCCGCCCGAAGTCTCGGCCGAGGAAGTGGTCTACCGCTACATCAAGTCCGTGGGTAAGGGCTTGCTCAAGGTCATGTCCAAGATGGGCATCTCGACCTACCAGTCCTATTGCGGCGCCCAGATCTTCGACGCGGTCGGTCTCAATTCCGAGTTCGTCAAGAAGTACTTCTTCGGCACCGCCACCTCCATCGAGGGTGTCGGCCTTTCCGAAGTGGCAGAGGAAACCGTGCGCCGCCATGCCGAGGCCTTCGGTGACGACGTGGTGCTGCGCAAGGCGCTCGATGTCGGCGGCGAATATGCCTATCGCATCCGCGGTGAAAAGCATGCCTGGTCGCCCGACCTCGTGGCCGATCTGCAGCATGCCGTGCGCACCGCCGAAGAGGCGCCCGAAACCGCCCAGGCGCGCTATGACAGCTTCGCCAACCGCGCCAATACCGGCGAGAACGGCTACCTGGCCATTCGCCACCTCTTCGACATCCGCCCCGTCGGCCCGGCCGTCAGCCTGGATGAGGTCGAGCCGGCAGCCGAGATCGTCCGTCGTTTCGTCACCGGTGCGATGAGCTTTGGCTCGATCAGCCGCGAGGCCCATACCACGCTCGCCATCGCCATGAACCAGATTGGCGGCAAGTCCAATACCGGTGAAGGCGGCGAGGAGCCCGACCGCTACAAGCCCCTGCCCGATGGCTCGCGCAATCCGCTGCGCAGCGCCATCAAGCAGGTCGCCTCCGGCCGCTTCGGCGTCACCACCGAATATCTGGTCAATTCCGACCAGATTCAGATCAAGGTTGCCCAAGGTGCAAAGCCCGGCGAAGGCGGCCAGCTGCCGGGGCACAAGGTCGACTGGATCGTCGCCAAGACCCGTCACTCGACCCCCGGCGTGGGCCTCATCAGCCCGCCGCCGCACCACGACATCTATTCCATCGAAGATCTCGCTCAGCTGATCTACGACCTCAAGAATGTCAACGAGCAGGCCGATATCTCGGTCAAGCTGGTGTCCGAAGTCGGCGTGGGAACGGTGGCGGCAGGTGTTGCCAAGGCGCGTGCCGATCACATCACCATTTCCGGCTTCGACGGCGGAACGGGTGCGTCGCCCCTGACCTCGCTCAAGCATGCCGGCGGCCCGTGGGAAATCGGCCTCGCCGAAACCCATCAGACCCTGGTGCTCAATCGCCTGCGCAGCCGCGTCAAGCTGCAGGTCGATGGCGGTCTCAAGACCGGTCGGGACGTGCTGATCGGCGCCCTCCTGGGTGCCGACGAGTTCGGCTTCTCCACCGCGCCGCTGATTGCGGCCGGCTGCATCATGATGCGCAAGTGTCACCTCAACACCTGCCCGGTTGGCGTCGCCACCCAAGACCCGGTGCTGCGCAAGCGCTTCAAGGGCACGCCCGAGCACGTCATCAACTACTTCTTCTACGTCGCCGAGGAATTGCGCGGCCTGATGGCCGGCCTGGGCGCCCGTACGCTCAACGAGCTGATTGGCCGTGCCGACCTGCTCGACCAGCGCCGCGCCGATGACCACTGGAAAACCCAGGGCATCGATCTCTCGAGGCTCTTCCACAAGCCCGATCCGATCGGGGGTGACACGCTGTTCCATTCGGAAGTGCAGAACCACCACCTCGAATCCGTGCTCGACCGCAAGCTCATCGAGCTGGCCGCGCCCGCGCTCGAAAGCGGCACGCCGGTGCAGATCGACCTGCCCATCCGCAGCCGCGACCGTTCGGCCGGAGCCATGCTCTCGGGTGCTCTTGCCAGGAAATACGGCAATGAGGGGCTCAACGAGGACACGATTTCGATCACCCTGCGCGGCACGGCAGGCCAGGCCTTCGGCGCCTTCCTGGGCAAGGGCATTTCCATCGACATGATCGGTGACGCCAATGACTATGTGGGCAAGGGTCTTTCCGGCGGCCGTATCGTGGTGCGGCCCTCCGACAAGGTCGGCATCGTGCCCGAGAAGTCCATCATCGTCGGCAATACCGTGCTCTATGGCGCCACGTCGGGCGAGTGCTATTTCCGCGGCATTGCCGGGGAGCGCTTCGCGGTGCGCAATTCGGGCGCCATTGCGGTGGTCGAGGGCACCGGCGATCACGGCTGCGAATACATGACCGGCGGTCTTGTCGTCGTCATCGGCCCCACCGGCCGGAACTTCGCGGCCGGCATGAGCGGCGGCGTCGCCTATGTGCTGGACGAGGACGAGAGCTTCCGCTCCCGCTGCAACCTCGCCATGGTCGATCTCGAGCCGGTTCAGGAAGAAGAAGACCTGATGCGCAAGATCCACCACCATGGTGGCGACCTCGAATGGCATGGCCGCGTCGACATTTCCGGCGACATGACCAAGCACGACGACGAGCGCCTGCACCAGCTCATCTCCAACCATCTGCACTATACCGGCTCCACCCGGGCCAAGCAGATCCTGGAAAACTGGGCCGAGATGCGCCCGAAATTCGTCAAGGTCATGCCGGTCGAATATCGCCGCGCCATCCTCGAGATGGAAAAGAAGCGCGCTTCGGGTGGCGCTCACGTGGCGGCCGAGTAA
- a CDS encoding DUF982 domain-containing protein — protein MLDAIHTWDNPVIISLGGEQVIVRTPAQARNVLLLDWPAERSDKHKIASGLCKAAMEGDDPGPSYWAFIEATLEAGIFVK, from the coding sequence ATGCTCGATGCCATCCATACCTGGGACAATCCGGTCATCATCTCGCTGGGAGGGGAGCAGGTGATCGTGCGCACGCCGGCCCAGGCGCGCAATGTATTGCTGCTCGACTGGCCGGCCGAGCGCAGCGACAAGCACAAGATTGCCAGCGGCTTGTGCAAGGCGGCGATGGAGGGCGACGACCCGGGCCCGTCCTATTGGGCCTTCATCGAGGCAACGCTGGAAGCCGGAATTTTCGTCAAATAA